Proteins encoded by one window of Dryocola sp. LX212:
- a CDS encoding conserved phage C-terminal domain-containing protein has product MSTKLSSYVWDGCAAAGMKLSSVAIMARLADFSSDEGVCWPSVATIARQIGAGESTVRTAMANLEKAGWITRRQRRNGNRNASNVYQLNVAMLHAAANHQPPVSDASESDASKSDTSKFDGSKSSKKASFHPPESGGDPSVNSKQDPSEDKDSCQPAAQTDRDVEITDLAKQVLTHLNTVTGSRYQVSKSSMENIRARLGEGFSLEDLQLVVDYSQAKWGNDIKMVEYLRPATLFQNSKFPGYLQAATKWHAAGRPENVNGQWVKPGETPVGDTTERDAAYRRYVSGTISPNKPSELEKRVCKAANAVNLRKQRPEFAMSRWNAIWKEQAQRGDQGEAA; this is encoded by the coding sequence ATGAGCACTAAGTTAAGCAGCTATGTGTGGGACGGCTGCGCGGCGGCGGGAATGAAACTGTCCAGCGTTGCTATCATGGCGCGCCTGGCCGATTTCAGTAGTGACGAAGGGGTTTGCTGGCCTTCAGTGGCTACCATCGCCCGCCAAATTGGTGCGGGTGAAAGTACGGTACGCACTGCCATGGCTAATCTGGAAAAGGCTGGATGGATAACACGTCGCCAGCGTCGTAACGGTAACCGTAATGCATCGAACGTCTACCAACTGAATGTCGCGATGCTGCACGCTGCTGCTAACCATCAACCGCCAGTTTCTGACGCATCAGAATCTGACGCGTCAAAATCTGACACCTCAAAATTTGACGGGTCGAAATCAAGCAAGAAAGCCAGTTTTCACCCTCCAGAATCTGGCGGGGATCCGTCAGTAAATTCAAAACAAGATCCATCAGAAGATAAAGACTCTTGTCAGCCTGCTGCGCAGACCGACCGTGACGTTGAAATCACTGATCTGGCTAAACAGGTCTTAACCCATCTGAACACGGTCACCGGCTCCCGGTACCAGGTCAGCAAGTCCTCAATGGAAAACATCCGGGCCCGTCTGGGGGAAGGTTTCTCGCTGGAAGACCTGCAGCTGGTTGTTGATTACAGCCAGGCGAAGTGGGGCAACGATATCAAGATGGTCGAATACCTTCGTCCAGCCACCCTGTTCCAGAACAGCAAATTCCCGGGTTATCTCCAGGCTGCAACGAAGTGGCATGCAGCCGGTCGCCCTGAGAACGTGAATGGTCAGTGGGTCAAACCTGGCGAAACTCCAGTCGGCGATACTACGGAGCGCGATGCGGCATACCGTCGGTACGTCAGCGGCACAATTTCCCCGAACAAACCAAGCGAACTTGAAAAACGGGTATGCAAGGCGGCCAATGCGGTGAACCTGCGCAAGCAGCGCCCTGAATTTGCAATGAGCCGCTGGAACGCAATCTGGAAAGAGCAGGCGCAGCGCGGTGACCAGGGGGAAGCAGCATGA
- a CDS encoding DUF4222 domain-containing protein, whose translation MQELDRKYWDRRGILVHVIGYDRAKQQVIFMREDYEHECMQPVERFREKFKRVEE comes from the coding sequence ATGCAGGAACTTGACCGTAAGTACTGGGACAGGCGCGGGATACTCGTCCATGTCATTGGATACGATCGGGCAAAGCAGCAAGTCATCTTCATGCGTGAAGACTATGAGCACGAGTGTATGCAGCCTGTTGAGCGGTTCCGCGAGAAATTCAAAAGGGTTGAAGAATGA